The proteins below are encoded in one region of Synchiropus splendidus isolate RoL2022-P1 chromosome 13, RoL_Sspl_1.0, whole genome shotgun sequence:
- the pde4ca gene encoding cAMP-specific 3',5'-cyclic phosphodiesterase 4D isoform X3 → MNNLGSDTSDEENTEVKPQGRLLSRLPIIQLMSRSKANSPGGSPKSSPKDSPGGSPRNSPQIFRKLLMNRSINLQRRRFTLAHTPSFDVENGLSVGRSPLDPQASPGSGLVLQANFSHSQRRESFLYRSDSDFDLSPKGPSRNPSSASDLEESLKHWEVNWLNPRHTEDMIVTPFAQVLASLRTVRSNFAVITGQQDRPASKTRSSGSNPPSMCKPSLAEEPHQQLAIETLDELDWCLEQLETLKTRHSVSEMASNKFKRMLNRELTQLSETSRSGNQVSEFISSTFLEKQHDMDILSTPAKEKDKKKRPMSQISGVKKATHSPSLAPSTIPRFGVTASQEGLLARELEDINRWGIDIFKISEYSGSRPLTVTMYTIFQERDLLKSFKIPADTFITFMMTLEDHYHADVAYHNNIHAADVVQSTHVLLSTPALEAVFTDLEILAALFASAIHDVDHPGVSNQFLINTNSELALMYNDSSVLENHHLAVGFKLLQEDNCDIFQNLSKKQRQSLRKMVIDMVLATDMSKHMNLLADLKTMVETKKVTSLGVLLLDNYSDRIQVLQNMVHCADLSNPTKPLELYRKWTDRIMVEFFTQGDRERDKGMEISPMCDKHNASIEKNQVGFIDYIVHPLWETWADLVHPDAQEILDTLEDNREWYQSMIPHSPSPNLKDQEEGGLAGEASGLSTDKFQFELTLEEEGESDTESPPAERCSTSPASEHSRVDPDSGYDASSAPIHLLPKIVSGDATRTFSLDSDKRLAGDEEGDHEGVSGATHLRLGT, encoded by the exons ATGAACAACTTGGGCTCTGATACCTCGGATGAGGAGAACACTGAGGTGAAGCCTCAAGGAAGACTGCTGTCTCGGTTGCCCATCATCCAGCTGATGTCCCGGTCCAAGGCGAACTCTCCAGGAGGGTCCCCAAAGAGTTCACCCAAAGATTCCCCAGGAGGATCTCCCAGGAACTCCCCCCAGATCTTCAGGAAGCTATTGATGAACCGCAGCATCAATCTGCAGAGGCGCCGCTTCACCCTGGCACACACACCCAG CTTCGATGTGGAGAATGGACTGTCAGTGGGCCGCAGTCCTCTGGATCCCCAGGCCAGTCCTGGTTCTGGTCTGGTGCTGCAGGCCAACTTCTCTCACAGCCAGCGGCGGGAGTCCTTCCTCTACCGCTCGGACTCAGACTTTGACCTCTCACCCAAAGGCCCGTCCAGAAACCCCTCCTCTGCAAGTGACCT gGAAGAAAGCTTGAAGCACTGGGAAGTCAACTGGTTGAATCCTCG tcacacaGAAGACATGATTGTCACCCCGTTTGCGCAG GTCTTGGCCAGCCTGAGGACGGTCCGAAGCAACTTTGCTGTCATAACGGGACAGCAAGACCGCCCGGCAAGCAA GACCCGCTCCTCGGGCAGTAATCCTCCATCGATGTGCAAGCCCAGTCTCGCAG AGGAGCCTCACCAGCAGCTGGCCATAGAGACTCTGGACGAACTCGACTGGTGTCTGGAGCAACTGGAGACCCTGAAGACTCGACACTCCGTCAGCGAAATGGCCTCAAACAAG TTCAAGAGGATGCTGAACCGAGAGCTCACCCAACTTTCAGAAACCAGCCGTTCAGGGAACCAAGTCTCCGAGttcatctccagcaccttcTTGG AGAAACAGCATGACATGGACATCCTGTCTACACCAGCGAAGGAGAAGGACAAGAAAAAGCGGCCCATGTCTCAAATCAGCGGAGTCAAGAAGGCCACTCACAGTCCAAGTCTCGCACCCTCCACCATCCCTCGCTTTGGAGTCACCGCCAGTCAGGAAGGTCTCCTCGCCAGG GAGTTAGAGGACATAAACAGATGGGGCATCGACATCTTTAAGATCTCTGAATATTCTGGAAGCCGGCCGCTGACGGTCACCATGTACACCATCTTCCAG GAGCGTGACCTTCTCAAGTCTTTCAAGATACCAGCCGacaccttcatcaccttcatgaTGACACTGGAGGATCACTATCATGCTGACGTGGCTTATCACAACAACATCCATGCAGCCGACGTGGTCCAGTCCACACACGTCCTGCTGTCCACGCCGGCGCTCGAG GCTGTGTTCACCGACCTGGAGATCCTTGCTGCGCTGTTCGCCAGTGCCATCCATGACGTGGACCATCCCGGTGTTTCCAATCAGTTTCTCATCAACACCA actCAGAGCTGGCCCTGATGTATAATGACTCGTCGGTGTTGGAGAATCATCACTTGGCCGTCGGCTTTAAGCTCCTGCAGGAGGACAACTGTGACATCTTCCAAAACCTCAGCAAAAAACAGAGACAGTCACTGCGTAAAATGGTGATCGACATG GTGCTAGCCACGGATATGTCCAAACACATGAACCTGCTGGCGGATCTGAAGACGATGGTGGAGACCAAGAAAGTCACGAGTTTAGGAGTTCTTCTATTGGACAACTACTCAGACCGCATACAG GTCCTCCAGAACATGGTTCACTGTGCGGACTTAAGTAACCCCACCAAGCCACTGGAGCTGTACCGGAAGTGGACGGACCGCATCATGGTGGAGTTCTTCACCCAAGGTGACCGCGAGAGAGACAAGGGCATGGAGATCAGTCCCATGTGTGACAAGCACAACGCCTCCATAGAGAAGAACCAG GTGGGCTTCATTGACTACATCGTCCATCCCCTCTGGGAGACCTGGGCCGACCTTGTTCACCCAGATGCACAAGAGATCCTTGACACCCTGGAGGATAACAGAGAGTGGTACCAGAGCATGATCCCTCACAGCCCATCACCCAATCTCAAAGACCAGGAGGAGGGCGGCCTTGCCGGGGAAGCATCGGGACTCTCCACAGACAAGTTCCAGTTCGAGCTGAcgttggaagaggaaggagagtcGGACACAGAAAGTCCCCCCGCTGAGAGATGTAGCACTAGTCCAGCATCTGAACATTCCAGAGTGGATCCTGACAGTGGATACGATGCTTCGTCGGCACCGATCCATCTGCTGCCCAAAATCGTCTCCGGTGATGCCACCAGAACATTTTCCTTAGACTCAGATAAAAGATTAGCGGGGGACGAAGAAGGAGACCATGAAGGTGTTTCTGGTGCTACGCACTTGAGACTTGGCACATAG
- the pde4ca gene encoding cAMP-specific 3',5'-cyclic phosphodiesterase 4D isoform X5 — translation MNNLGSDTSDEENTEVKPQGRLLSRLPIIQLMSRSKANSPGGSPKSSPKDSPGGSPRNSPQIFRKLLMNRSINLQRRRFTLAHTPSFDVENGLSVGRSPLDPQASPGSGLVLQANFSHSQRRESFLYRSDSDFDLSPKGPSRNPSSASDLHTEDMIVTPFAQVLASLRTVRSNFAVITGQQDRPASKTRSSGSNPPSMCKPSLAEEPHQQLAIETLDELDWCLEQLETLKTRHSVSEMASNKFKRMLNRELTQLSETSRSGNQVSEFISSTFLEKQHDMDILSTPAKEKDKKKRPMSQISGVKKATHSPSLAPSTIPRFGVTASQEGLLARELEDINRWGIDIFKISEYSGSRPLTVTMYTIFQERDLLKSFKIPADTFITFMMTLEDHYHADVAYHNNIHAADVVQSTHVLLSTPALEAVFTDLEILAALFASAIHDVDHPGVSNQFLINTNSELALMYNDSSVLENHHLAVGFKLLQEDNCDIFQNLSKKQRQSLRKMVIDMVLATDMSKHMNLLADLKTMVETKKVTSLGVLLLDNYSDRIQVLQNMVHCADLSNPTKPLELYRKWTDRIMVEFFTQGDRERDKGMEISPMCDKHNASIEKNQVGFIDYIVHPLWETWADLVHPDAQEILDTLEDNREWYQSMIPHSPSPNLKDQEEGGLAGEASGLSTDKFQFELTLEEEGESDTESPPAERCSTSPASEHSRVDPDSGYDASSAPIHLLPKIVSGDATRTFSLDSDKRLAGDEEGDHEGVSGATHLRLGT, via the exons ATGAACAACTTGGGCTCTGATACCTCGGATGAGGAGAACACTGAGGTGAAGCCTCAAGGAAGACTGCTGTCTCGGTTGCCCATCATCCAGCTGATGTCCCGGTCCAAGGCGAACTCTCCAGGAGGGTCCCCAAAGAGTTCACCCAAAGATTCCCCAGGAGGATCTCCCAGGAACTCCCCCCAGATCTTCAGGAAGCTATTGATGAACCGCAGCATCAATCTGCAGAGGCGCCGCTTCACCCTGGCACACACACCCAG CTTCGATGTGGAGAATGGACTGTCAGTGGGCCGCAGTCCTCTGGATCCCCAGGCCAGTCCTGGTTCTGGTCTGGTGCTGCAGGCCAACTTCTCTCACAGCCAGCGGCGGGAGTCCTTCCTCTACCGCTCGGACTCAGACTTTGACCTCTCACCCAAAGGCCCGTCCAGAAACCCCTCCTCTGCAAGTGACCT tcacacaGAAGACATGATTGTCACCCCGTTTGCGCAG GTCTTGGCCAGCCTGAGGACGGTCCGAAGCAACTTTGCTGTCATAACGGGACAGCAAGACCGCCCGGCAAGCAA GACCCGCTCCTCGGGCAGTAATCCTCCATCGATGTGCAAGCCCAGTCTCGCAG AGGAGCCTCACCAGCAGCTGGCCATAGAGACTCTGGACGAACTCGACTGGTGTCTGGAGCAACTGGAGACCCTGAAGACTCGACACTCCGTCAGCGAAATGGCCTCAAACAAG TTCAAGAGGATGCTGAACCGAGAGCTCACCCAACTTTCAGAAACCAGCCGTTCAGGGAACCAAGTCTCCGAGttcatctccagcaccttcTTGG AGAAACAGCATGACATGGACATCCTGTCTACACCAGCGAAGGAGAAGGACAAGAAAAAGCGGCCCATGTCTCAAATCAGCGGAGTCAAGAAGGCCACTCACAGTCCAAGTCTCGCACCCTCCACCATCCCTCGCTTTGGAGTCACCGCCAGTCAGGAAGGTCTCCTCGCCAGG GAGTTAGAGGACATAAACAGATGGGGCATCGACATCTTTAAGATCTCTGAATATTCTGGAAGCCGGCCGCTGACGGTCACCATGTACACCATCTTCCAG GAGCGTGACCTTCTCAAGTCTTTCAAGATACCAGCCGacaccttcatcaccttcatgaTGACACTGGAGGATCACTATCATGCTGACGTGGCTTATCACAACAACATCCATGCAGCCGACGTGGTCCAGTCCACACACGTCCTGCTGTCCACGCCGGCGCTCGAG GCTGTGTTCACCGACCTGGAGATCCTTGCTGCGCTGTTCGCCAGTGCCATCCATGACGTGGACCATCCCGGTGTTTCCAATCAGTTTCTCATCAACACCA actCAGAGCTGGCCCTGATGTATAATGACTCGTCGGTGTTGGAGAATCATCACTTGGCCGTCGGCTTTAAGCTCCTGCAGGAGGACAACTGTGACATCTTCCAAAACCTCAGCAAAAAACAGAGACAGTCACTGCGTAAAATGGTGATCGACATG GTGCTAGCCACGGATATGTCCAAACACATGAACCTGCTGGCGGATCTGAAGACGATGGTGGAGACCAAGAAAGTCACGAGTTTAGGAGTTCTTCTATTGGACAACTACTCAGACCGCATACAG GTCCTCCAGAACATGGTTCACTGTGCGGACTTAAGTAACCCCACCAAGCCACTGGAGCTGTACCGGAAGTGGACGGACCGCATCATGGTGGAGTTCTTCACCCAAGGTGACCGCGAGAGAGACAAGGGCATGGAGATCAGTCCCATGTGTGACAAGCACAACGCCTCCATAGAGAAGAACCAG GTGGGCTTCATTGACTACATCGTCCATCCCCTCTGGGAGACCTGGGCCGACCTTGTTCACCCAGATGCACAAGAGATCCTTGACACCCTGGAGGATAACAGAGAGTGGTACCAGAGCATGATCCCTCACAGCCCATCACCCAATCTCAAAGACCAGGAGGAGGGCGGCCTTGCCGGGGAAGCATCGGGACTCTCCACAGACAAGTTCCAGTTCGAGCTGAcgttggaagaggaaggagagtcGGACACAGAAAGTCCCCCCGCTGAGAGATGTAGCACTAGTCCAGCATCTGAACATTCCAGAGTGGATCCTGACAGTGGATACGATGCTTCGTCGGCACCGATCCATCTGCTGCCCAAAATCGTCTCCGGTGATGCCACCAGAACATTTTCCTTAGACTCAGATAAAAGATTAGCGGGGGACGAAGAAGGAGACCATGAAGGTGTTTCTGGTGCTACGCACTTGAGACTTGGCACATAG
- the pde4ca gene encoding cAMP-specific 3',5'-cyclic phosphodiesterase 4D isoform X4 has protein sequence MSVPTNCGFCCSVERSMTVRSGNIWGSPCAVNRPIDIMQRRRRFDVENGLSVGRSPLDPQASPGSGLVLQANFSHSQRRESFLYRSDSDFDLSPKGPSRNPSSASDLEESLKHWEVNWLNPRHTEDMIVTPFAQVLASLRTVRSNFAVITGQQDRPASKTRSSGSNPPSMCKPSLAEEPHQQLAIETLDELDWCLEQLETLKTRHSVSEMASNKFKRMLNRELTQLSETSRSGNQVSEFISSTFLEKQHDMDILSTPAKEKDKKKRPMSQISGVKKATHSPSLAPSTIPRFGVTASQEGLLARELEDINRWGIDIFKISEYSGSRPLTVTMYTIFQERDLLKSFKIPADTFITFMMTLEDHYHADVAYHNNIHAADVVQSTHVLLSTPALEAVFTDLEILAALFASAIHDVDHPGVSNQFLINTNSELALMYNDSSVLENHHLAVGFKLLQEDNCDIFQNLSKKQRQSLRKMVIDMVLATDMSKHMNLLADLKTMVETKKVTSLGVLLLDNYSDRIQVLQNMVHCADLSNPTKPLELYRKWTDRIMVEFFTQGDRERDKGMEISPMCDKHNASIEKNQVGFIDYIVHPLWETWADLVHPDAQEILDTLEDNREWYQSMIPHSPSPNLKDQEEGGLAGEASGLSTDKFQFELTLEEEGESDTESPPAERCSTSPASEHSRVDPDSGYDASSAPIHLLPKIVSGDATRTFSLDSDKRLAGDEEGDHEGVSGATHLRLGT, from the exons ATGAGTGTGCCCACCAACTGTGGGTTCTGTTGCTCTGTGGAGCGGAGTATGACTGTGCGGAGTGGGAACATTTGGGGATCACCATGCGCTGTCAACAGGCCTATTGACATCATGCAGAGGCGCAGGCG CTTCGATGTGGAGAATGGACTGTCAGTGGGCCGCAGTCCTCTGGATCCCCAGGCCAGTCCTGGTTCTGGTCTGGTGCTGCAGGCCAACTTCTCTCACAGCCAGCGGCGGGAGTCCTTCCTCTACCGCTCGGACTCAGACTTTGACCTCTCACCCAAAGGCCCGTCCAGAAACCCCTCCTCTGCAAGTGACCT gGAAGAAAGCTTGAAGCACTGGGAAGTCAACTGGTTGAATCCTCG tcacacaGAAGACATGATTGTCACCCCGTTTGCGCAG GTCTTGGCCAGCCTGAGGACGGTCCGAAGCAACTTTGCTGTCATAACGGGACAGCAAGACCGCCCGGCAAGCAA GACCCGCTCCTCGGGCAGTAATCCTCCATCGATGTGCAAGCCCAGTCTCGCAG AGGAGCCTCACCAGCAGCTGGCCATAGAGACTCTGGACGAACTCGACTGGTGTCTGGAGCAACTGGAGACCCTGAAGACTCGACACTCCGTCAGCGAAATGGCCTCAAACAAG TTCAAGAGGATGCTGAACCGAGAGCTCACCCAACTTTCAGAAACCAGCCGTTCAGGGAACCAAGTCTCCGAGttcatctccagcaccttcTTGG AGAAACAGCATGACATGGACATCCTGTCTACACCAGCGAAGGAGAAGGACAAGAAAAAGCGGCCCATGTCTCAAATCAGCGGAGTCAAGAAGGCCACTCACAGTCCAAGTCTCGCACCCTCCACCATCCCTCGCTTTGGAGTCACCGCCAGTCAGGAAGGTCTCCTCGCCAGG GAGTTAGAGGACATAAACAGATGGGGCATCGACATCTTTAAGATCTCTGAATATTCTGGAAGCCGGCCGCTGACGGTCACCATGTACACCATCTTCCAG GAGCGTGACCTTCTCAAGTCTTTCAAGATACCAGCCGacaccttcatcaccttcatgaTGACACTGGAGGATCACTATCATGCTGACGTGGCTTATCACAACAACATCCATGCAGCCGACGTGGTCCAGTCCACACACGTCCTGCTGTCCACGCCGGCGCTCGAG GCTGTGTTCACCGACCTGGAGATCCTTGCTGCGCTGTTCGCCAGTGCCATCCATGACGTGGACCATCCCGGTGTTTCCAATCAGTTTCTCATCAACACCA actCAGAGCTGGCCCTGATGTATAATGACTCGTCGGTGTTGGAGAATCATCACTTGGCCGTCGGCTTTAAGCTCCTGCAGGAGGACAACTGTGACATCTTCCAAAACCTCAGCAAAAAACAGAGACAGTCACTGCGTAAAATGGTGATCGACATG GTGCTAGCCACGGATATGTCCAAACACATGAACCTGCTGGCGGATCTGAAGACGATGGTGGAGACCAAGAAAGTCACGAGTTTAGGAGTTCTTCTATTGGACAACTACTCAGACCGCATACAG GTCCTCCAGAACATGGTTCACTGTGCGGACTTAAGTAACCCCACCAAGCCACTGGAGCTGTACCGGAAGTGGACGGACCGCATCATGGTGGAGTTCTTCACCCAAGGTGACCGCGAGAGAGACAAGGGCATGGAGATCAGTCCCATGTGTGACAAGCACAACGCCTCCATAGAGAAGAACCAG GTGGGCTTCATTGACTACATCGTCCATCCCCTCTGGGAGACCTGGGCCGACCTTGTTCACCCAGATGCACAAGAGATCCTTGACACCCTGGAGGATAACAGAGAGTGGTACCAGAGCATGATCCCTCACAGCCCATCACCCAATCTCAAAGACCAGGAGGAGGGCGGCCTTGCCGGGGAAGCATCGGGACTCTCCACAGACAAGTTCCAGTTCGAGCTGAcgttggaagaggaaggagagtcGGACACAGAAAGTCCCCCCGCTGAGAGATGTAGCACTAGTCCAGCATCTGAACATTCCAGAGTGGATCCTGACAGTGGATACGATGCTTCGTCGGCACCGATCCATCTGCTGCCCAAAATCGTCTCCGGTGATGCCACCAGAACATTTTCCTTAGACTCAGATAAAAGATTAGCGGGGGACGAAGAAGGAGACCATGAAGGTGTTTCTGGTGCTACGCACTTGAGACTTGGCACATAG
- the LOC128769927 gene encoding ras-related protein Rab-3A, whose product MASANATYGQKESSDQNFDYMFKILIIGNSSVGKTSFLFRYADDSFTPAFVSTVGIDFKVKTIYRNDKRIKLQIWDTAGQERYRTITTAYYRGAMGFILMYDITNEDSFNAVQDWSTQIKTYSWDNAQVLLVGNKCDMEDERVVATERGRQLSEQLGFEHFEASAKDNINVKQTFERLVDIICERMSESLDNNDPSVTGAKQGPQLTEQPQRSHQDCAC is encoded by the exons ATGGCGTCTGCGAATGCTACATATGGACAGAAGGAGTCATCGGACCAAAACTTTGACTACATGTTTAAAATCCTCATCATTGGCAACAGCAGTGTAGGAAAGACCTCCTTCCTTTTTCGCTATGCAGATGACTCATTCACGCCAGCATTCGTGAGCACAGTAGGCATCGACTTCAAGGTGAAGACAATCTACAGGAACGACAAGAGGATAAAACTGCAGATCTGG gACACTGCTGGCCAGGAGCGCTACAGGACAATCACAACAGCCTACTATAGAGGAGCGATGGGCTTCATACTCATGTATGACATCACAAATGAGGACTCCTTCAATGCTGTGCAAGACTG GTCGACACAGATTAAAACGTACTCGTGGGACAATGCCCAGGTCTTGTTAGTGGGAAACAAATGTGACATGGAGGATGAGCGAGTGGTGGCTACGGAAAGAGGGCGACAGCTGTCAGAACAGCTGG GTTTTGAACACTTTGAAGCGAGTGCTAAAGACAACATCAACGTGAAGCAGACGTTCGAGCGGCTGGTGGACATAATCTGCGAGAGAATGTCCGAGAGTCTGGACAACAACGATCCCTCAGTCACCGGAGCCAAACAAGGACCACAGCTCACCGAGCAGCCACAGCGGTCCCATCAAGATTGTGCTTGTTAA